From the genome of uncultured Fusobacterium sp.:
AGATAGATTTGGTAATAATATGGTATGGGTAGTTGGAATATCATTATTTATGAGAGCAGGGTTAATGAATCTTAGTAGTCCAATTGATAGTTCTTTTTCAATGGAGATAGTAGAACCAGAATTAAGACCGATATATGCCTCAATTATTAATTTTATTGCTGGGATAGCAAGTATAATAAGTGGGTATTATACAGGAAAATATCTATTTGTTAATTTAGAAGGGTATAGAGAGGCATATTATATAGCAGCAGGAATATATGGAGTGGCAAGTTTAATATTTATTCTTAACTTTATGAAGTATAATAGAGTTTCTTCAGAGGAAGAGATGAGATAGGAGGATAAATTGCGAGAAATTGATATAAAAAAAATGAATGAACTGCATGGACTTTTAAGAGAGATTGAATATATAAAATATACTTTAAATGGCCTTATTTATTGGGATAAGATAACGATGATGCCAAAGGGAGGAATCTATTATAGAAGTGAGGTTATGGCACATTTTGGAGAGGAGCTTTATAAGAAATTTTCTTCAGCTAAACTTCATAAATTAGTAGATTACTTTGAAAAAAATTATGGTGATGATAAAAAGATAAGCTCAATGATAAGAAGAATCAAGAGAAACTATATCTATGTAAATCAAATTCCTAAAAAGGTATATAAGGAGTATATCTCTCATATTTCAATATCTGAGGCAGCTTGGCAAGAGGCAAAGGAGAAAGATGATTTTACTATTTTTGCTCCATATTTAGAGAAAATAGTAGATTATTTCAAAAAGTTTGCAGAGTACTGGGGATATAAAAATGATCCCTATGATGCTTTAATAGAATACTATGAAGATGGGGTAACAACTGAAATTTTAGATAAGTTGATACCTGATTTGAAAAAATTTGCAATAGAGACTTTAGAAAAAATAAAAAATTTAGATGAAAAGGAAAAAGTAGAACAAGAGTTTTCTTTAGAGAAACAGAGGAAACTGTCAGAAAATATTTTAAAAATAATAGGTTTTGATTTTAATTATGGAAGATTAGATGTAAGTGAGCATCCAACTGTATTAGCTAACTCTCCACAGGATGTGAGATTAGTAACTACTTTTAGTAAAAATAATATATTTAAGGGGATATACAA
Proteins encoded in this window:
- a CDS encoding carboxypeptidase M32 → MREIDIKKMNELHGLLREIEYIKYTLNGLIYWDKITMMPKGGIYYRSEVMAHFGEELYKKFSSAKLHKLVDYFEKNYGDDKKISSMIRRIKRNYIYVNQIPKKVYKEYISHISISEAAWQEAKEKDDFTIFAPYLEKIVDYFKKFAEYWGYKNDPYDALIEYYEDGVTTEILDKLIPDLKKFAIETLEKIKNLDEKEKVEQEFSLEKQRKLSENILKIIGFDFNYGRLDVSEHPTVLANSPQDVRLVTTFSKNNIFKGIYNTLHIGGKGLYEQNIDTNLLGTLLGEVSTFALEDGEAKIYESIIGKDKNFCKLLLEKIKEIFTNEYKDITSEDIYKKVNQIQPSLIRIDADELTSILHIIIRYEIERDLINDRIKVKDLPEIWKEKYREYLKIEPSGDSDGVLQDIHWAAGYFGYFPSYLLSGIYSGQIVAAMNRDLKNITERIDEENLKEIHKWLKENIHRHGAVYTPKELIMNISNEGINSTYYIEYLRKKYIELYKI